The nucleotide sequence CCTGCCCTCGTCCGGCCACAGTACGAACGTCACGACGGCCAGCACGGCGCACAGCACCGCCGTACCCACGAACACGAGCATGAACGCCGGTGTCAGCGCGCTCACATTGATCGCCTGCATCGCGGCCACGCCCTGCGCGGGCGGCAACGACGCCAGCCCCTTCATCACGAACGTCGAGAACCCGCAGAACACGCCTGCCACGATCCCCGTCCCGAGCAGGCCCAGCACCGTCAGCACGAAGTACGGCCCATCGATCATGTCCGCTCCCACATCCATCCCCCGAATCCAAGAACCCTGCATCCCACCTGCCGTCACCACAAGTGAACATTCGCACGGTCACAGTCACCATGGCCGAGATGCGCACCCCCCTACGCGAACGTCCAACACCCGCTCCAGCGATGCTCACCCCCTTCATCCGGTCCTTTTCAGCCCACCGCCCGCCACTCCCGCAGTGTCGTCTCCACCAGCCCCGCGATCCGACGTCGCGCCTCGTGCCGGGGCACGCCGGTCATCAGCAGCCGGTCGTACGGCGTGTCCACGTGCCGTACGGATGCGATGACCGCCGAGGTCACCGCGACCTGGGACAGGGCACGTCCCGCCGCGCTACGGCCGACGCGGCCGCTGCCGCGCAACGAGGCGTGGGCGGCGATCTCCCGGGCGCGCTCGGCCGGGCACGCGGGGAACAGGCGTCGTATCTCCGTGGCGAACGCGGCCGTGAAGCGCACGTCCTCCGCCGCCCGCCGCCGGGCGTCCCGCAGTCGACGGCGGCGTCGCGCCTCCGCGTCCGCCAGACACCGTTCCTCGGCGCGGGAGAGCGCCGCCTCCTCGACCAGGACGCCCTGCCGCTCGTACCGGCTCCGGCGGCGGTTGAACCGTACGACCACGGCCGACAGCGAACTCCCCTCCCGGGCTCGCCGTGTGAGCGCGGTGTCGCCCCGGGGCAGGAACACCAGGTGC is from Streptomyces sp. NBC_01314 and encodes:
- a CDS encoding DUF1772 domain-containing protein, producing MIDGPYFVLTVLGLLGTGIVAGVFCGFSTFVMKGLASLPPAQGVAAMQAINVSALTPAFMLVFVGTAVLCAVLAVVTFVLWPDEGRVELLLGSALYLFGCFGVTMVANVPRNETLAKLDAGTAEAAGYWREYVSQWTRWNTVRSVASAAAALSYLLALA
- a CDS encoding DUF2293 domain-containing protein, which encodes MAALATPPSRTGLVVVQALRKRHCAECRSGPVALLVLEEGAPRCLDCADLGHLVFLPRGDTALTRRAREGSSLSAVVVRFNRRRSRYERQGVLVEEAALSRAEERCLADAEARRRRRLRDARRRAAEDVRFTAAFATEIRRLFPACPAERAREIAAHASLRGSGRVGRSAAGRALSQVAVTSAVIASVRHVDTPYDRLLMTGVPRHEARRRIAGLVETTLREWRAVG